In Aegilops tauschii subsp. strangulata cultivar AL8/78 chromosome 3, Aet v6.0, whole genome shotgun sequence, one genomic interval encodes:
- the LOC141042652 gene encoding uncharacterized protein, whose product MLVDSGSSTSFIDQRLADQLSGVIPLCQQCRVRVADGGELTCSASISGCQWSSQGQDFTTDMKVLLLGTYDVILGMDWLEQHSPMTVDWRNKVIQIPTPLGPAHLFGHEANSSTCYLITSLQLQNLYH is encoded by the coding sequence ATGTTGGTGGACAGCGGCAGCTCTACATCCTTCATCGACCAACGGCTGGCCGATCAGTTATCCGGGGTGATTCCACTTTGCCAACAATGCCGTGTACGCGTCGCTGACGGCGGTGAGCTCACCTGCTCCGCGAGTATATCTGGCTGTCAATGGTCATCACAAGGGCAGGATTTTACCACTGACATGAAGGTTCTTCTCCTGGGAACATACGAcgtcatcctagggatggactggctAGAACAACATAGTCCCATGACAGTGGACTGGAGGAACAAGGTTATTCAGATACCAACACCGCTGGGGCCGGCCCATCTGTTCGGCCACGAAGCCAATTCATCCACTTGCTATCTGATCACCAGTCTCCAGCTGCAGAACTTGTACCACTAG